A region from the uncultured Macellibacteroides sp. genome encodes:
- a CDS encoding sugar phosphate isomerase/epimerase, with product MIKNSYKVICLIACLLMAMTTQAKTKAEKQGWRLGMQSYSFHLFTLTEALDKTNELGIKYIEVYPGHKLGGKWGDQAFGPQLSSQTRKELKAYAASKGIKIISTGVVVTESSAEWEPLFSFAKDMGMEYIACEPALEDWDLVESLVKKYNIKISVHNHPQPSTYWNPDNLISSISSRSKKIGSSADVGHWRREGLNQIDCLKKLEGRIISLHFKDIAAKKEGIKWQDDVIWGTGVLDVKGMLQELKRQNFKGVFVVEYEYNWENSVPDIKKCLKYFNEVSAEIL from the coding sequence ATGATAAAAAACAGTTATAAAGTTATTTGTTTGATTGCCTGTCTTCTTATGGCTATGACAACGCAAGCAAAGACAAAAGCAGAAAAACAAGGATGGCGTTTAGGTATGCAATCCTATTCGTTCCATTTGTTTACATTGACTGAAGCTTTAGATAAAACAAATGAACTCGGAATAAAATATATTGAGGTATATCCGGGTCATAAACTTGGTGGCAAATGGGGAGATCAAGCTTTTGGGCCACAGCTTAGCTCCCAGACCAGGAAAGAGCTCAAAGCTTATGCTGCATCCAAGGGTATTAAAATTATATCAACCGGAGTAGTCGTAACTGAAAGTTCAGCCGAATGGGAACCCTTGTTTAGTTTTGCCAAAGATATGGGAATGGAGTATATCGCATGCGAACCTGCTTTAGAAGATTGGGATTTGGTAGAAAGTCTTGTAAAGAAATACAACATTAAAATTTCTGTTCATAATCACCCTCAACCGTCAACATACTGGAACCCGGATAATCTTATAAGTTCAATTTCAAGCCGAAGCAAAAAGATTGGATCTTCGGCTGATGTTGGTCACTGGAGACGCGAAGGATTAAACCAGATTGATTGCCTCAAAAAGCTGGAAGGAAGAATAATCTCTCTTCACTTTAAAGATATTGCAGCTAAAAAAGAAGGTATTAAATGGCAAGACGATGTAATTTGGGGAACTGGAGTTCTGGATGTAAAAGGGATGCTTCAAGAATTGAAAAGACAAAATTTCAAAGGAGTATTCGTAGTTGAATATGAATACAACTGGGAAAACTCTGTACCTGATATTAAAAAGTGCCTAAAGTATTTCAATGAAGTTTCGGCTGAAATTTTATAG
- a CDS encoding RNA polymerase sigma-70 factor yields MCQDENIIELIKNGNIEAFNRLFMDTYHQLYFHCRKFISDPDDAKDLIQNVYLRFWERRLEIDINISVYAYLLKAIQNESLNHIRSKKTINSLSDPEVEKESNNNYGESNFNSPESNLEINELEQITLKAINSLPDKCKIIFTLSRNDGLKNQEIADKLDISVRTVETQIYRALKIIRAWLHDYMTLIIGLPFF; encoded by the coding sequence ATGTGTCAAGACGAGAATATAATAGAACTGATAAAAAATGGAAACATAGAAGCCTTTAATCGGCTATTTATGGATACATATCATCAATTATATTTTCATTGTCGTAAATTTATTTCAGATCCAGATGATGCAAAGGATCTAATTCAAAACGTATATTTGAGATTTTGGGAAAGGAGATTAGAAATAGACATTAATATATCGGTATACGCTTATTTATTAAAAGCAATTCAAAACGAATCGTTGAATCATATTCGTTCAAAAAAAACTATAAACAGTTTATCCGATCCAGAGGTTGAAAAGGAGTCCAACAATAACTATGGGGAAAGCAACTTCAACTCCCCTGAATCCAATTTGGAAATCAACGAATTAGAACAAATCACCCTAAAAGCAATCAATAGCCTACCTGATAAATGTAAAATAATATTTACGCTTAGCCGTAATGATGGACTTAAAAATCAAGAAATCGCAGACAAATTAGACATATCAGTTAGAACTGTAGAAACGCAAATATATAGAGCATTAAAAATTATTAGGGCATGGCTTCACGATTACATGACACTTATCATTGGATTACCATTTTTTTAA
- a CDS encoding FecR family protein — protein MKESLKNIIKESFEEEVNLQTEWNRLEASINKQRIPVILSRRKRQLSLAFFKYAAAILLGVVLTTTFSYLSNDTKNSIANFSKVITENNDKSFLELPDGTRIWLNGGTTIEYGHDYGIKNRNVILNGEAYFEVAKNIKLPFIVNTGGVDVTALGTTFNIQAYKKDIKVTTTLYTGNVKVTPTVSGQKILLKPNEVAVYYKDRNKIEKYPYSGPSKAEWIISDFSFNMVRLIDITKQLEKRYNVTFIYRNQKIKKLRFSGSFQKNESLDDILKVIQTNTDINYKIVKDSVIIN, from the coding sequence ATGAAAGAAAGTTTAAAAAACATTATTAAAGAAAGCTTTGAAGAGGAAGTTAATCTCCAAACTGAATGGAATCGGTTGGAAGCTTCCATAAATAAGCAGCGAATTCCTGTTATTCTCAGCCGGAGAAAACGTCAGTTATCTTTGGCTTTCTTTAAATATGCAGCCGCGATTTTGCTTGGAGTGGTATTAACTACTACATTTTCTTATTTGAGCAATGATACAAAAAACAGTATTGCTAATTTTTCTAAAGTAATTACTGAAAATAATGATAAATCATTTTTAGAACTCCCTGATGGTACAAGGATCTGGTTAAATGGGGGAACAACGATTGAATATGGTCATGATTATGGCATTAAGAATCGAAATGTAATACTTAACGGGGAAGCTTATTTTGAAGTAGCCAAAAATATAAAGTTACCCTTTATTGTTAATACAGGAGGAGTTGACGTAACAGCCTTAGGTACAACTTTTAATATACAAGCATACAAAAAAGATATAAAGGTAACTACAACTTTATACACAGGAAATGTTAAAGTAACTCCAACCGTATCAGGGCAAAAAATATTATTGAAACCCAATGAAGTCGCAGTCTACTATAAAGACCGGAACAAAATAGAGAAGTACCCGTATTCTGGTCCAAGTAAGGCTGAATGGATAATATCCGATTTCTCTTTTAATATGGTACGGCTGATTGATATTACGAAACAGCTGGAGAAAAGATATAATGTTACTTTCATATATAGAAACCAAAAGATAAAGAAACTTCGTTTTAGCGGTAGCTTTCAAAAAAATGAAAGTCTGGATGATATTTTGAAAGTAATTCAAACAAATACAGATATAAATTATAAAATAGTAAAAGACAGCGTAATTATCAACTAA
- a CDS encoding TonB-dependent receptor produces the protein MVNNLMKKKEMSYLYLKSHILKSLIFICLCLTSLQLKAVEDSKEQTITLEISKGTISEAFSAIEKQSNFKFFYNSDQVDLNKTIDIKTKASSIESVLNKVFKDTNITYKIVNNHVVLTNKQIDETKIPQQGKRITGKVVDNQGEALIGVNVVVKGTTIGSITDSNGTFTIENVPDNSALLFSYIGYLSQEVNASKASKVILQEDTQKLDEVVVVGYGSFKKRDLTGAVSQLKGDDIANLPLRSASDALQGKVAGVSITSTSGSPGSMGTVRIRGVGTINDNNPLYVVDGLPQSDIGWLNVRDIESMEVLKDASAQAIYGARASNGVILISTKRGASGDTYKSNIEFDMSIGMQSSPKRYDMLDAEGFMEYKNRAYTAAGKDLMDDFATTEKREQILSFLSKNGGREGTNWWDETTRSFSEATMQTYNLAFSGGTSKLRYRSSFGYMHHLGILKGSDYERLSGRINLDSQVTNWLTLSSNIGLISESRRNIQENDAYTATVFNTVTADPITPVYRNNLVDIPDFLNARIMGGYEPTNPWSRYTGVIYSNKSNAVAQVDRMAQSKWSGTAIKSNVVGEIKLFPFLTFKSSMAIDLSRGLSAGFTPKYYLDGDEYSTYATVSRTSYNTDYWVFDNYFTYNQKFDKHSLNAMVGTSAEKNRYEYISASKQGMVNNDENQRIIDAGTLNPGAGGSISFQSLNSYFGRLFYSYADKYMLTGNIRWDGSSAFAEGNKWGVFPSVSGGWNFAEEEFIKSTGIFSQGKFRAAWGEIGNQNLSNTSGAYLNTYGNGSYYLFGNPYNTVLGGGRAQVGNPDLKWETTRQVDFGLDLAFLNSSLKVTLDYFDRKTSDMLVQVPVPSSIGLPNTPWMNAGSVSNKGFEVTLGYDSSIGKDFKYNVSGNISTYRNKVLSLGGGTNIPGTGVHLGNQTYTMIEPGMPIGYFYGFKTDGVFQTQSEVENYINNGKAVMPSAKAGDLKFQDLNSDGKLDDEDRSMIGNPHPDFTFGITFGAEYKGFDFSAFFQGSVGNDILNILKYDIYSGTGWYNAPKDIMTTFWNGEGSTNKNFGIDANSRMNLEMSDWFVEDGSYVRLKNIQLGYTIPSSITKKLTINNLRVFVAAQNLFTITGYSGLDPEIGNDSPQYMGIDMGFYPQARTCMFGISMKL, from the coding sequence ATGGTAAATAATCTTATGAAAAAAAAAGAAATGAGTTATTTGTATCTTAAATCTCATATTCTGAAAAGTTTAATATTTATATGTTTATGTTTGACTTCACTCCAACTTAAAGCTGTTGAAGATTCTAAAGAACAAACAATTACACTTGAAATCTCAAAAGGAACCATTTCTGAGGCGTTTAGTGCAATAGAGAAACAAAGTAATTTTAAATTCTTCTATAACAGTGATCAGGTTGATTTAAACAAAACAATCGATATAAAAACCAAGGCGAGTTCGATTGAAAGTGTACTTAATAAGGTCTTCAAAGACACCAACATTACCTATAAAATCGTTAATAACCATGTTGTTTTAACTAACAAACAAATTGACGAGACCAAAATTCCACAACAAGGTAAACGTATTACAGGAAAAGTCGTAGATAATCAAGGAGAAGCACTTATTGGAGTAAATGTTGTAGTTAAAGGAACTACAATCGGATCTATAACAGATTCCAATGGAACTTTTACGATTGAGAATGTTCCTGATAATTCTGCACTCTTATTCTCTTACATTGGGTATTTATCTCAAGAAGTAAATGCATCCAAAGCAAGCAAAGTAATCTTGCAGGAAGATACACAGAAACTTGACGAAGTAGTCGTTGTGGGATATGGTTCTTTCAAAAAACGTGATTTAACCGGTGCTGTTTCTCAATTAAAGGGAGACGACATTGCAAATCTACCTCTTAGAAGTGCATCCGATGCATTGCAAGGTAAAGTAGCAGGTGTATCAATCACATCAACGTCTGGAAGTCCGGGATCGATGGGTACAGTTCGTATTCGTGGTGTAGGAACAATTAATGATAATAATCCATTATATGTTGTTGATGGACTTCCGCAGAGTGATATAGGCTGGTTGAATGTACGAGATATTGAAAGTATGGAAGTACTAAAAGATGCTTCTGCTCAAGCAATTTATGGAGCCAGAGCTTCCAACGGTGTAATCCTTATTTCTACAAAACGCGGTGCAAGTGGTGACACATACAAAAGTAACATTGAATTTGACATGAGTATTGGAATGCAGAGTTCACCCAAGAGATATGACATGCTTGATGCTGAAGGTTTTATGGAATACAAAAACCGCGCATATACAGCAGCAGGAAAAGACTTAATGGATGATTTTGCAACTACAGAAAAAAGAGAACAAATTCTTTCATTCCTCAGTAAAAATGGAGGCAGAGAAGGCACAAACTGGTGGGATGAAACAACTCGAAGCTTCAGTGAAGCAACTATGCAAACCTATAATCTAGCTTTTTCCGGAGGAACATCAAAGTTAAGATATCGTTCAAGTTTTGGATACATGCATCATTTGGGTATTCTTAAAGGATCAGACTACGAACGGTTATCAGGTAGAATCAATCTGGATTCTCAGGTTACCAATTGGCTTACCCTTTCATCTAATATAGGTTTAATATCCGAATCCAGAAGAAATATTCAGGAAAACGATGCCTATACAGCAACCGTATTCAATACGGTAACCGCCGACCCAATTACCCCCGTTTACAGAAATAATCTGGTGGACATTCCTGACTTTTTAAACGCCCGAATTATGGGTGGTTACGAACCTACTAATCCATGGTCAAGGTACACAGGTGTTATTTATTCAAACAAATCAAATGCTGTAGCTCAGGTAGATCGCATGGCTCAAAGCAAGTGGAGTGGAACAGCTATTAAAAGTAATGTAGTAGGTGAAATAAAGTTATTTCCCTTTCTTACATTCAAATCGTCTATGGCTATCGACTTGTCACGCGGTTTAAGTGCAGGATTTACACCTAAGTATTATTTGGATGGCGACGAATATTCGACCTATGCAACAGTTTCCAGAACATCATATAATACAGATTACTGGGTATTTGACAATTACTTTACTTACAATCAAAAGTTCGACAAGCATTCTCTAAATGCAATGGTTGGTACATCCGCAGAAAAAAACAGATATGAATATATATCAGCATCAAAACAAGGAATGGTAAACAACGATGAAAATCAACGAATTATTGACGCTGGAACACTGAACCCTGGTGCAGGTGGATCAATTTCTTTCCAAAGTCTTAATTCTTATTTTGGCCGTTTGTTTTATTCATATGCAGATAAGTATATGCTAACAGGAAATATCCGTTGGGATGGATCTTCTGCATTTGCAGAGGGTAACAAATGGGGCGTATTCCCTTCTGTTTCCGGAGGCTGGAATTTTGCAGAAGAAGAATTCATAAAATCAACAGGTATATTTTCACAAGGGAAATTCAGAGCTGCCTGGGGTGAGATTGGAAATCAAAACCTTTCAAATACCAGCGGAGCATATTTAAACACCTATGGTAATGGAAGTTATTATCTATTTGGAAATCCATACAATACCGTATTAGGAGGTGGTCGTGCTCAAGTAGGTAATCCTGATTTGAAATGGGAAACTACGCGTCAAGTAGATTTTGGTCTTGATTTAGCATTTCTAAATAGTTCGCTTAAAGTAACTCTCGATTATTTTGACCGTAAGACTTCCGATATGTTAGTCCAGGTTCCTGTTCCCTCCTCTATTGGGTTACCAAACACTCCGTGGATGAATGCCGGAAGCGTAAGCAACAAGGGATTTGAAGTGACTTTAGGATACGACAGTTCCATTGGAAAAGATTTTAAATACAATGTCAGCGGTAATATTTCGACCTACAGAAATAAAGTGTTAAGTCTTGGAGGCGGAACAAATATACCGGGAACAGGCGTTCATCTTGGAAACCAGACGTATACAATGATTGAACCAGGAATGCCAATTGGTTATTTCTATGGTTTTAAAACGGATGGAGTTTTCCAGACTCAATCAGAGGTGGAAAATTATATAAATAACGGAAAAGCAGTCATGCCTTCAGCTAAAGCCGGAGATTTAAAATTTCAGGATCTGAACAGCGATGGAAAATTAGATGATGAAGATAGATCTATGATTGGAAATCCTCATCCAGACTTTACATTTGGGATAACATTTGGTGCCGAATACAAAGGATTTGATTTTTCAGCATTTTTCCAGGGTTCTGTCGGAAATGATATTTTAAATATTTTGAAATATGATATCTATTCAGGAACTGGCTGGTATAATGCGCCTAAAGATATCATGACAACATTTTGGAATGGAGAAGGTAGTACAAATAAAAATTTCGGAATCGATGCAAATAGCAGAATGAATCTTGAAATGTCTGATTGGTTTGTTGAAGATGGCTCTTATGTCCGTCTAAAAAACATTCAACTTGGATATACAATTCCCTCTTCAATAACAAAGAAGCTGACCATAAACAATCTTCGTGTCTTTGTAGCTGCACAGAATTTGTTTACTATTACCGGTTATTCCGGGCTTGATCCAGAAATTGGCAATGATAGTCCTCAATACATGGGAATCGATATGGGATTCTATCCACAGGCAAGAACATGTATGTTCGGTATTAGTATGAAACTATAA
- a CDS encoding RagB/SusD family nutrient uptake outer membrane protein, with amino-acid sequence MKSIYMFGKVCLSFLSLGILITSCTDSFLDRQPLGALDEDTYMKTEDAGLKLLVNCYQPITNHWSYQTMKFDIGDQVTDDASKGGSDAGDRSTITEVGRGNPLATNTLLSDLWTHRYNEAISACNVLLQQVTPEKELIQSGGSLVPTETKLRWIAEGHFMRAFYYYDLATIFVNIPIIDKPLNVIDKSSIVKATKEEVMNFILADLNTAIAETNLPSAKNLPESEIGRITKEAAMAFRARVNMFYGNYDAAKADLKTVVESGCYDLVDNYEDLFNSATKGYTSKESVFITLRSYIPNYTSGSVCPQMNVGRGATGGWGGHCPSNDLVKEYEVNDPRLVHTILASGDIFVKTDGTDETHDYSGYDNYTKLHSRKMYIDYSRRPLNDLMNTDWTFYHIRYADVLLMYAECLVETNGDKQTVVDILNKIRHRAFITTSPKDSYAKYRKYNLAENITETEFEANYKVKITDDLRAAVRHERRVELGSEGLRLYDLLRWGTFVSKMKAYSQTAEGKYTGQGGNITENTYPYPIPQNEIDYVGGSLTQNDNY; translated from the coding sequence ATGAAATCTATATATATGTTTGGTAAAGTATGTTTATCATTCCTAAGTCTAGGTATATTAATTACAAGCTGTACTGATAGTTTTCTGGACAGACAACCTCTTGGTGCACTGGATGAAGATACCTACATGAAAACAGAAGACGCCGGTCTAAAACTATTAGTAAATTGTTATCAGCCAATTACCAACCACTGGAGCTATCAGACAATGAAGTTTGATATTGGTGATCAAGTGACCGACGACGCCTCTAAAGGAGGTTCTGATGCAGGTGACAGGAGCACAATCACTGAAGTAGGAAGAGGAAATCCTTTGGCTACAAACACATTACTGTCTGATCTATGGACTCATCGCTACAACGAAGCTATTTCGGCTTGTAATGTCCTTTTACAACAAGTAACTCCCGAAAAAGAATTGATTCAATCCGGAGGAAGCCTGGTGCCAACTGAAACTAAATTACGTTGGATTGCAGAAGGTCATTTTATGAGAGCGTTTTATTACTACGACTTGGCTACTATTTTTGTAAACATTCCTATAATCGACAAACCGTTGAACGTAATAGATAAAAGCTCTATTGTAAAAGCGACTAAAGAGGAGGTAATGAACTTCATTTTAGCCGATCTCAACACGGCCATCGCAGAAACAAATTTACCTAGCGCTAAGAATTTACCAGAATCGGAGATTGGCCGAATTACAAAAGAGGCCGCTATGGCATTTCGTGCCAGAGTAAATATGTTCTACGGTAATTACGACGCGGCAAAAGCAGATTTAAAAACTGTTGTCGAATCAGGATGTTACGATCTTGTCGATAATTATGAAGATTTGTTTAACAGTGCGACAAAAGGGTATACATCTAAAGAGTCTGTATTTATTACATTAAGATCATACATTCCTAACTATACTTCCGGAAGCGTTTGCCCGCAAATGAACGTTGGTCGTGGTGCAACAGGTGGCTGGGGAGGTCATTGTCCCAGCAATGATCTGGTTAAAGAGTATGAAGTTAACGATCCTCGCTTAGTACATACTATTCTGGCTTCAGGCGATATTTTTGTAAAAACAGACGGAACAGACGAAACTCATGATTATTCAGGATACGATAATTACACAAAATTACACAGTCGTAAAATGTATATTGATTATTCAAGAAGACCTCTTAATGACTTGATGAACACAGACTGGACGTTCTATCATATACGGTATGCCGATGTTTTATTAATGTACGCAGAATGTTTAGTTGAAACGAATGGCGACAAACAAACCGTAGTAGATATCCTGAATAAAATCCGGCACAGAGCATTCATTACAACTTCTCCAAAAGATTCATATGCAAAGTACAGAAAATATAATCTGGCGGAGAATATAACGGAGACCGAGTTTGAGGCAAATTACAAAGTAAAAATCACCGATGATCTTAGAGCTGCTGTACGTCATGAACGCCGTGTTGAACTTGGCAGCGAAGGACTTCGTTTGTATGATTTGTTACGGTGGGGAACTTTTGTTTCAAAAATGAAAGCATATTCCCAAACAGCCGAAGGAAAATACACTGGTCAAGGGGGTAATATCACCGAAAATACATATCCGTATCCTATTCCTCAAAACGAAATTGATTATGTGGGAGGATCATTAACACAGAACGATAATTATTAA
- a CDS encoding NPCBM/NEW2 domain-containing protein, which produces MKRNIIFIVFFLLPISLFSKTIWLNEIDTKHILQDWGSAQINKSVLGTPLEVNGIQYKKGIGTHSISRILLNLNEKAISFSGLAGADDRNDFSGNLEFCILADQKQVWTSGIIKKGIPAKPFNIKLKGVKKLALLVKEGGDGIMYDHADWLEAKFETEGNIIPEPIMPSPINKEKYILTPTISEFPKINNPLVFGARPENPFLMKIIATGKCPMYFSVKDLPEGLNLDTTTGQITGIVNKKGEYNVTLTAKNEIGETTETIKIKIGDTIALTPPMGWNSWNCWGPSVDQSKVEDAATYMSEKLINHGWTYINIDDGWEAKDRTVSGELLTNNKFPDITRLTDYIHSLGLKFGIYSSPGPRTCGGYLGSYQSEETDAKTWANWGVDYLKYDYCYYNEVAPNPTEQLIKEPYVVMRKALDKVNRDIVYCVGFGAPRVWVWGAEAGGNQWRTTRDITDEWNVVRSIGFFQDVCASASKPGNYNDPDMLVVGKLGLGWGSRVHDSYLTPDEQYSHISLWCILSSPLLIGCDMNQMDDFTLNLLTNNEVIAIDQDPIVAPAQKINVPNGQIWYKKLYDGSYAIGIFNVNPYYILWDQSESKKVQETMYKFSLNLKEIGLSGKYKVRDLWRQQDMGTIDSKISAAIPYHGVKFIKITPIK; this is translated from the coding sequence ATGAAGAGAAATATTATTTTCATTGTCTTTTTCCTTCTGCCAATTAGTTTGTTTTCTAAAACAATCTGGTTAAATGAAATTGACACCAAACACATTCTTCAGGATTGGGGAAGTGCGCAAATTAACAAGTCTGTATTAGGAACTCCGCTGGAAGTAAATGGCATCCAATACAAGAAAGGCATCGGGACACACTCCATTAGTCGTATTTTATTAAACCTCAACGAAAAAGCCATCTCCTTCTCGGGATTGGCTGGAGCCGACGACCGGAATGATTTTTCAGGCAATCTTGAATTTTGTATTCTTGCTGATCAGAAACAAGTGTGGACTAGCGGGATAATTAAAAAAGGAATACCAGCAAAACCGTTTAACATTAAACTTAAAGGTGTAAAAAAACTGGCACTACTTGTAAAAGAAGGAGGAGACGGCATCATGTACGATCATGCCGACTGGCTGGAAGCAAAGTTTGAAACCGAAGGGAATATTATTCCGGAACCTATTATGCCCTCTCCCATTAATAAAGAGAAGTATATCCTTACCCCAACCATATCAGAATTTCCTAAAATAAACAATCCATTAGTATTCGGTGCCCGCCCAGAAAATCCTTTTCTGATGAAAATCATCGCGACAGGTAAATGTCCCATGTATTTTTCAGTCAAAGATTTACCTGAAGGACTAAATCTTGACACTACGACAGGCCAAATTACTGGAATTGTAAATAAAAAAGGAGAATACAATGTTACTCTGACTGCAAAAAATGAAATAGGAGAGACAACTGAAACAATAAAAATAAAAATTGGCGATACAATTGCTCTTACTCCTCCAATGGGATGGAATAGCTGGAATTGTTGGGGACCTAGTGTAGATCAGAGCAAAGTAGAAGATGCGGCAACCTACATGAGTGAAAAATTAATCAACCATGGTTGGACATACATTAACATTGATGATGGTTGGGAAGCAAAAGACAGAACTGTATCAGGCGAACTACTGACGAACAATAAATTTCCCGACATTACAAGGCTTACAGATTATATCCATTCCTTAGGATTGAAATTCGGAATATATTCTTCGCCTGGACCAAGAACATGTGGAGGGTACCTTGGTAGTTATCAATCCGAAGAAACTGATGCAAAAACATGGGCAAACTGGGGTGTAGATTATTTAAAGTACGATTATTGTTATTACAATGAAGTTGCTCCTAATCCTACAGAACAGCTTATTAAGGAACCATATGTTGTAATGAGAAAAGCGCTTGATAAAGTAAATAGAGACATCGTATATTGCGTAGGTTTTGGAGCCCCTAGAGTTTGGGTTTGGGGAGCCGAAGCCGGAGGAAATCAATGGAGGACTACCCGCGACATAACAGACGAATGGAATGTTGTGCGAAGTATTGGATTCTTTCAGGATGTATGTGCATCGGCTTCAAAGCCAGGAAATTACAATGATCCGGATATGTTGGTTGTAGGCAAACTTGGCTTAGGCTGGGGATCAAGGGTACATGATTCCTATTTGACTCCCGACGAACAATATTCGCATATTAGTCTTTGGTGTATATTATCCTCTCCATTACTCATTGGCTGCGACATGAATCAAATGGACGATTTCACATTGAATTTGCTTACCAACAACGAGGTAATAGCCATTGATCAAGATCCAATAGTTGCTCCAGCTCAAAAGATAAACGTGCCAAATGGTCAGATCTGGTATAAGAAACTATATGATGGATCCTATGCTATTGGAATATTCAATGTGAATCCGTATTATATTCTTTGGGATCAGAGCGAGAGCAAAAAGGTTCAGGAAACTATGTATAAGTTTTCTCTGAATTTGAAGGAGATCGGTTTAAGTGGTAAATACAAAGTTAGAGACCTTTGGAGGCAACAGGATATGGGGACAATTGACAGTAAAATATCTGCCGCGATTCCCTATCACGGCGTAAAATTCATAAAAATCACCCCCATAAAATAA
- a CDS encoding DUF4434 domain-containing protein, which translates to MKRNDKYIVLDLFIIFVSLFSCSHQVNDNTDSLADDATTTVASKKPFIDGTFLPYYLISDWGDGRWELELANLKKLGMHYLILTPTVFTDKNNVTKSIYPSKYASNTYSDNDLVENCLRNAKKFGFKVFIGLNSNEKWWSWWTVDSEDWLYAQMEHGNKIAKELIGKYKNRYSDTMYGWYWDWEIDNLNYTTDDRQQILIKALNANIDYLNQLTPEMPRMLSPFMNYKVGHNATAYRAMWEKIFSSIHFKKGDIFCPQDCIGAGGLTLNNAGEWFRELAEAVKSKPGLVLWSNSENFDQRFWTSATLDRFIKQLQITQPFVSNNISFTYSYYYSPYQVNKYFDEAYSYYIATGNLPLLPEPAPAENLRISKNKSGKTELSWDYPADLQHIVGFLIFRNDSLIANYQYNLYQYCKTTYTEKENLKAGTYKFSVCTYNAMNDCSTKNDLQYTVTP; encoded by the coding sequence ATGAAAAGGAATGATAAATATATAGTGTTAGATCTCTTCATAATTTTTGTATCATTATTCTCCTGCTCGCATCAGGTGAACGACAATACTGATAGTCTGGCTGATGATGCAACAACTACTGTTGCATCAAAAAAGCCTTTCATTGACGGCACATTTTTGCCATACTATCTGATTTCGGATTGGGGAGATGGGCGTTGGGAACTTGAATTAGCCAACCTAAAAAAACTCGGTATGCATTATCTCATTCTGACACCAACCGTGTTTACAGACAAAAACAATGTAACAAAGTCTATTTACCCAAGCAAGTATGCTTCAAACACATACAGCGATAATGATTTGGTTGAAAATTGTTTGAGAAATGCTAAAAAGTTTGGTTTTAAAGTATTTATTGGATTAAATTCGAACGAAAAGTGGTGGTCGTGGTGGACGGTTGATTCGGAAGACTGGCTATATGCTCAAATGGAACATGGAAATAAAATTGCAAAGGAATTGATAGGGAAATATAAAAATCGTTATTCGGATACCATGTACGGTTGGTATTGGGACTGGGAAATAGACAATCTTAATTACACGACCGACGACAGGCAACAAATTCTTATAAAGGCATTAAACGCTAACATAGACTATCTAAATCAGTTAACACCTGAAATGCCGCGTATGTTATCTCCATTTATGAACTACAAAGTGGGTCACAACGCTACGGCTTATCGTGCAATGTGGGAAAAAATATTTTCTTCCATACACTTCAAAAAAGGGGATATATTTTGTCCACAAGATTGTATAGGCGCAGGTGGATTGACACTAAACAACGCTGGCGAATGGTTCAGGGAATTGGCTGAAGCTGTTAAAAGCAAACCAGGATTAGTCCTTTGGTCCAATTCCGAAAATTTCGATCAACGGTTTTGGACATCAGCAACATTAGATCGTTTTATAAAACAACTTCAAATAACCCAACCTTTTGTGAGCAACAATATTTCTTTTACATACAGTTACTATTACAGTCCTTATCAGGTGAATAAATATTTTGATGAAGCCTATAGTTATTATATTGCAACAGGAAATTTGCCGCTTCTGCCTGAGCCAGCTCCGGCAGAGAATCTCAGAATTAGTAAAAACAAATCAGGTAAAACAGAGTTGAGTTGGGATTATCCGGCCGATTTACAACACATTGTTGGATTTCTTATATTCAGAAATGATTCATTGATAGCCAACTACCAGTACAATTTATATCAATATTGTAAAACTACATATACAGAAAAAGAAAACCTCAAAGCAGGTACATACAAGTTTAGCGTATGCACATACAATGCAATGAACGATTGTTCCACTAAAAATGACTTACAATATACCGTTACGCCTTAA